The Gillisia sp. Hel_I_86 genome has a segment encoding these proteins:
- a CDS encoding YkvA family protein encodes MNFLNKLKLKVEKLKQEIQVLSIAYSDPRTPWTAKLLIGLTVGYLLSPIDLIPDFIPVLGILDDLILVPLLITASIKLIPKQVILEARLVALKNPKRMKKNNWVVAFFILFLWSIIIYSLFTYFQGKTRYF; translated from the coding sequence TTGAATTTCCTGAATAAACTTAAATTAAAAGTTGAGAAACTTAAGCAGGAGATACAGGTTTTATCCATTGCCTATAGCGATCCTCGAACTCCGTGGACGGCAAAATTGCTTATTGGATTAACAGTTGGGTATTTATTAAGTCCCATCGATCTTATTCCAGATTTCATCCCTGTCTTGGGAATTTTAGATGACCTTATTCTGGTTCCACTTTTGATAACCGCATCCATCAAATTGATTCCAAAGCAAGTAATTCTTGAAGCTAGGCTAGTGGCTCTTAAAAACCCGAAAAGGATGAAAAAGAACAACTGGGTCGTTGCTTTTTTCATCCTTTTCTTATGGTCAATAATAATCTATAGTCTATTCACCTATTTTCAAGGAAAGACCAGATATTTTTAG
- a CDS encoding MBL fold metallo-hydrolase, whose translation MKRSIIAVFCIGVLFTSCKNEGKKENLSENETEPTAEVDPEMETSDLALEIVPISHATAVIKWGEVVIYTDPVGGADIFKGKDAPSFVLVTDIHGDHMDAKTLETLKLGATKVIVPQAVKDKLPKEMEANLVVMNNGDTQEIMGFSIKAVPMYNLPEAEDAKHTKGRGNGYIVEKDGQRLYISGDTEDIPEMRALENIDVALVCMNLPYTMTVEDAADGVLAFAPKKVYPYHYRGKDGLSDVSKFKELVNKGNKEIEVVQLNWYPEMK comes from the coding sequence ATGAAAAGATCGATAATTGCCGTATTTTGTATAGGGGTTTTATTCACCTCTTGTAAAAATGAAGGGAAAAAAGAAAATTTATCTGAAAATGAAACTGAGCCTACAGCTGAAGTAGATCCAGAAATGGAAACTTCAGATCTGGCTCTAGAGATTGTACCTATTTCTCACGCCACTGCAGTTATAAAGTGGGGAGAGGTCGTGATCTATACAGATCCTGTAGGAGGTGCTGACATTTTTAAAGGAAAAGACGCTCCTAGCTTTGTTTTGGTTACAGATATCCATGGAGATCACATGGATGCCAAAACTTTGGAAACTCTTAAATTGGGGGCTACTAAGGTAATTGTTCCTCAAGCCGTTAAAGATAAATTACCAAAAGAAATGGAGGCTAATTTAGTGGTGATGAACAATGGCGACACTCAGGAAATTATGGGATTCTCCATTAAAGCCGTTCCAATGTACAATTTACCAGAGGCTGAAGATGCAAAACACACCAAGGGAAGAGGTAACGGATATATAGTTGAAAAGGATGGGCAACGTCTATACATTTCGGGGGATACTGAAGATATCCCAGAAATGAGAGCCTTGGAGAACATCGATGTGGCATTAGTTTGTATGAACTTACCGTACACAATGACAGTAGAAGATGCAGCAGATGGGGTTTTAGCTTTTGCACCTAAGAAAGTTTACCCATACCATTACAGAGGAAAAGATGGACTTTCAGACGTTTCGAAATTCAAGGAATTGGTAAACAAAGGAAACAAGGAGATTGAAGTAGTGCAATTGAACTGGTATCCAGAAATGAAGTAA
- a CDS encoding GNAT family N-acetyltransferase, whose amino-acid sequence MEIVSYAQKYAEDFKNLNIAWLEKYFWVEPHDKDVLGNPKKYIIAPGGTIFFVKEDEEIIATVALMKMEDDIFELTKMAVTPAAQGKKIGQQLMEHSIDFAKQKKWKKLIIYSNRKLENAIYIYKKYGFKEIPIEENNPYSRGDIKMELKLS is encoded by the coding sequence ATGGAAATTGTATCATACGCCCAAAAATACGCAGAGGACTTCAAAAATCTTAATATCGCATGGCTCGAAAAATATTTTTGGGTAGAGCCGCATGATAAAGATGTGTTGGGGAATCCCAAAAAATATATAATTGCACCGGGAGGCACTATTTTCTTTGTAAAGGAAGATGAAGAAATTATTGCAACTGTCGCTTTGATGAAAATGGAAGATGATATTTTTGAGCTTACAAAAATGGCTGTAACCCCTGCTGCCCAAGGAAAGAAAATTGGACAACAATTAATGGAACACAGCATTGATTTTGCGAAGCAGAAAAAATGGAAGAAACTTATAATCTATTCCAACAGAAAACTTGAAAATGCCATTTATATTTATAAAAAATATGGTTTTAAAGAGATTCCTATCGAAGAAAACAATCCGTATTCCAGGGGGGATATTAAGATGGAGTTGAAGCTTTCATAA
- a CDS encoding arginase family protein, producing MEGVKIYNLKDVQKIIKSREGEIKFGERVQFIQDLEDLATIDAKYVLFGIPEDIGIRGNLGKAGAAGAWKCCLNSLLNIQANQYTKPEKVILLGEVDCSNAMQKASNIDVADPNYHLKLGDLIGKIDEVVSRMVTKIISAGKIPIIIGGGHNNAYGNMKGTSEALKKSVNILNIDAHTDLRKTEYRHSGNGFSYARKENFLGKYRIFGLHQNYTPQYIFENMLHSANDGFRLFEHLILMPSEKIVQAFREELEFVSHDNFGLELDCDAIKGFPSSAQTPSGFAINMIRNFISIASEEEHINYLHICEAAPTEATENKVGKALSYFITDFIR from the coding sequence ATGGAAGGGGTTAAAATATATAATTTAAAAGACGTCCAGAAGATCATAAAAAGCCGTGAGGGTGAAATTAAATTTGGGGAGCGGGTTCAATTCATACAAGATCTCGAGGACCTAGCGACCATAGATGCCAAATATGTGCTTTTTGGCATTCCAGAAGATATTGGAATTCGGGGAAATTTAGGCAAAGCTGGAGCCGCCGGAGCATGGAAATGCTGTTTAAATTCTTTGCTTAATATTCAGGCAAATCAATATACCAAACCCGAAAAAGTGATTTTATTGGGGGAGGTGGATTGTAGCAATGCAATGCAAAAAGCTTCGAATATAGATGTTGCCGATCCTAATTATCATTTAAAATTAGGAGACCTCATTGGCAAAATAGATGAAGTAGTAAGTCGAATGGTCACTAAGATCATTTCAGCAGGAAAGATCCCTATAATAATTGGCGGTGGGCATAACAATGCCTACGGAAATATGAAAGGTACTTCTGAAGCCTTAAAAAAATCTGTGAATATTTTAAATATAGATGCCCATACCGATCTTAGAAAAACCGAATACAGGCATAGTGGAAATGGCTTTAGCTATGCCAGAAAAGAAAATTTTCTGGGGAAATATAGAATTTTTGGACTCCATCAAAATTATACACCTCAGTATATCTTTGAAAACATGCTTCATTCAGCAAATGATGGATTCCGTCTTTTTGAGCATTTAATTTTAATGCCTTCAGAAAAAATCGTGCAGGCCTTTAGAGAAGAATTGGAATTTGTTTCTCACGATAATTTTGGATTGGAACTGGATTGTGACGCGATAAAGGGCTTTCCAAGTAGTGCTCAAACCCCAAGTGGCTTTGCTATAAATATGATAAGAAATTTCATAAGCATTGCTTCCGAAGAAGAACACATCAACTATTTGCATATTTGTGAAGCTGCACCTACCGAAGCTACAGAGAATAAAGTAGGAAAGGCTTTAAGTTACTTTATAACAGATTTTATTAGATAA
- the hutI gene encoding imidazolonepropionase encodes MKLLFTNIKELLQVREPSVLKLSGKEMNILPTIKNAWLLIEDAKISDYGKMDDLSNISADKTIDLTGKMVMPAWCDSHTHIVYAGNREQEFSQRISGLSYEEIANNGGGILNSAKTLQNTSEEDLYDQSAKRLEEVIKLGTGAVEIKSGYGLTKEAELKMLRVIKKLQQHYNLPIKATFLGAHALPLEYKNKKGEYIDYVIDEILPAVAKENLADYIDIFCELGYFTVEDTNKLLKAAAKFNLHPKIHVNQFNAIGGVQAGIENNALSVDHLEEMRAEDVESLKNSGTMPVALPGCSLFLSIPYTPARMIIDAGLPLALATDFNPGSAPSGNMNLVVSLACIKMKMTPEEAINAATINGAYAMDLSEKVGSITKGKLANLIITKAIPSYTYIPYAFGSNPIEAIYINGKLME; translated from the coding sequence ATGAAACTACTTTTTACAAACATTAAAGAACTGCTTCAGGTTAGAGAACCCTCTGTTTTAAAACTTTCCGGAAAAGAGATGAACATCCTTCCTACAATCAAGAATGCTTGGTTGTTAATAGAAGATGCTAAGATCTCCGATTATGGTAAAATGGATGATCTTTCTAACATTTCAGCAGATAAAACAATAGACCTCACCGGGAAGATGGTGATGCCTGCGTGGTGCGATTCCCATACCCATATTGTGTATGCAGGAAACAGGGAACAAGAATTTAGTCAGCGAATTAGCGGGCTTTCCTATGAAGAGATCGCCAACAATGGAGGGGGAATATTAAATTCTGCCAAAACATTGCAAAATACTTCCGAAGAGGATCTCTACGATCAATCTGCCAAAAGATTAGAGGAAGTAATTAAATTGGGTACCGGGGCCGTGGAGATTAAATCAGGATACGGACTCACAAAGGAAGCAGAATTAAAAATGCTTCGGGTAATCAAAAAATTACAGCAGCATTATAACCTACCCATAAAAGCCACTTTTTTAGGAGCTCATGCCCTACCCTTGGAATATAAAAATAAGAAGGGTGAATACATAGATTATGTGATCGATGAAATTCTTCCTGCGGTTGCAAAGGAAAATCTTGCAGACTATATCGATATTTTTTGTGAACTAGGATATTTTACGGTAGAAGACACCAATAAATTACTGAAAGCTGCTGCAAAATTCAATTTACATCCGAAAATACATGTGAATCAGTTCAACGCAATTGGAGGTGTACAGGCAGGAATTGAGAACAATGCATTAAGTGTAGACCATTTGGAAGAAATGAGAGCCGAAGATGTGGAGTCGCTAAAAAATTCCGGAACCATGCCGGTAGCTTTGCCCGGATGTTCACTATTCTTAAGTATTCCGTACACCCCGGCAAGAATGATCATAGATGCGGGACTGCCTTTGGCGCTTGCAACAGATTTTAATCCTGGAAGTGCCCCCAGCGGTAATATGAACCTGGTGGTGTCACTAGCCTGTATTAAAATGAAAATGACCCCGGAAGAAGCCATAAATGCAGCAACCATAAATGGTGCCTATGCAATGGACTTGAGTGAGAAAGTGGGAAGTATTACCAAAGGGAAGCTCGCCAATCTAATAATCACAAAGGCGATCCCATCATACACCTACATTCCGTATGCATTTGGTAGTAATCCCATTGAAGCAATTTATATTAATGGAAAATTGATGGAGTAA
- a CDS encoding NAD(P)-dependent alcohol dehydrogenase yields the protein MSEVKAYAASSKTAELEPFRLKRRDITKEDVEIDILYCGVCHSDIHTVKNDWKNSQYPVVPGHEIVGRVTKVGENVKNFKEGDLVGVGCMVDSCQTCDSCKEDLEQYCENGATYTYNSKDKHLGDHTFGGYSEKVVVDKKFVLNVPENLDIEAVAPLLCAGITTFSPLNHWNVKKGDKVGVIGLGGLGHMGIKFAHAMGAHVTMITTSPGKSGDAKKLGADEVLISKDEKQMKDHANSFDFLLNTVPVGHDVNPYIGLLKRDATMVLVGAIEPLDPIHGGGLIASRKTIAGSLIGGIKETQEMLDFCGKHNIVSDVEMIDIQNINEAFERVQKSDVKYRFVIDMKSLKSS from the coding sequence ATGAGCGAAGTTAAAGCATATGCAGCGTCATCTAAAACCGCAGAATTAGAGCCTTTTAGATTAAAAAGAAGGGATATCACCAAAGAAGATGTAGAAATTGATATTCTATATTGTGGGGTTTGCCATAGTGATATACATACCGTAAAAAACGATTGGAAAAACTCTCAATATCCTGTTGTTCCTGGACATGAAATTGTTGGACGTGTAACCAAAGTTGGTGAGAATGTTAAGAATTTTAAAGAAGGTGATCTTGTTGGGGTTGGTTGTATGGTAGATTCTTGCCAAACCTGTGATTCTTGTAAAGAGGATTTGGAACAATATTGTGAGAATGGCGCAACCTATACTTATAATAGTAAAGACAAGCATCTTGGGGACCATACATTTGGTGGATACTCAGAAAAGGTGGTTGTAGATAAAAAATTCGTGTTGAACGTTCCTGAAAATTTAGATATAGAAGCAGTAGCTCCACTTCTTTGTGCTGGAATTACAACCTTTAGCCCACTTAACCACTGGAATGTAAAAAAAGGAGATAAAGTTGGAGTAATTGGCCTTGGTGGATTAGGACATATGGGAATTAAGTTTGCTCATGCAATGGGCGCACATGTGACAATGATTACAACATCTCCAGGAAAAAGTGGTGATGCAAAAAAATTGGGAGCAGATGAAGTTTTGATCTCCAAAGATGAAAAGCAAATGAAAGACCACGCCAACTCGTTCGATTTTCTTTTGAACACTGTTCCCGTAGGACATGACGTAAACCCATATATTGGTTTATTAAAACGGGATGCAACCATGGTACTGGTGGGAGCGATAGAACCTTTGGATCCTATTCACGGTGGCGGACTAATTGCAAGTAGAAAAACTATTGCAGGATCGCTTATTGGAGGAATCAAGGAAACTCAGGAAATGTTGGATTTTTGTGGAAAACACAATATAGTTTCGGATGTGGAAATGATAGATATTCAGAATATAAATGAGGCTTTTGAAAGGGTTCAGAAATCTGATGTGAAATATCGATTTGTAATAGATATGAAATCGCTTAAGAGTAGTTAG
- a CDS encoding trans-sulfuration enzyme family protein, protein MNNKKPGINTRCTHAGELEDTQFKGAVSPLYMSTSYAFEDVEVKRYPRYFNTPNQVALAKKMAALENGEAALIFGSGMAAVSNSLMAFLHNGDHVVLQNTLYGGTSNLVVEEFEKFGISYSFTTDSKPESFKAEIKGNTKVIYIETPSNPLLTITDLNAIAKIAKEHGLVSMIDNTFASPVNQNPIDFGIDVVIHSATKYMGGHSDILAGTVISSEELIDTIFQLAKNLGGNLSDYTVWLLERSIKTMGLRVKAQNKNAKKIAKYLEKHEDVERVYYPGLKSHPDHELAKSQMRGFGGMLSFELKEGLQASLFQKKLKMIKPSMSLAGVESTILSPTLTSHALLTPEERTKQGIKDGLMRFSVGIEEKEDLIADLEQAFASLKQVKV, encoded by the coding sequence ATGAACAACAAGAAACCCGGAATTAATACTCGGTGCACTCATGCCGGCGAATTGGAAGACACTCAGTTTAAAGGAGCCGTTTCTCCATTGTATATGTCTACCTCGTATGCTTTTGAAGATGTTGAGGTAAAGCGATATCCAAGATATTTCAATACTCCAAACCAGGTGGCTTTGGCCAAGAAGATGGCTGCCCTGGAAAATGGGGAAGCTGCTTTGATCTTTGGAAGTGGGATGGCGGCAGTGAGCAACTCTTTAATGGCATTTTTACATAATGGAGATCATGTTGTGCTGCAAAATACCCTTTATGGCGGGACCAGTAATTTGGTAGTCGAAGAATTTGAAAAATTTGGAATCTCCTATTCGTTTACAACAGATTCGAAACCGGAAAGTTTTAAAGCTGAGATCAAAGGGAACACAAAGGTTATTTATATAGAAACGCCTTCAAACCCATTGCTTACCATTACAGATCTCAATGCAATAGCGAAAATTGCCAAGGAGCATGGTTTGGTGAGCATGATAGATAATACTTTTGCTTCCCCCGTAAATCAAAATCCAATCGATTTTGGGATTGATGTGGTTATCCATTCTGCTACAAAATATATGGGCGGACATAGTGATATTTTGGCCGGTACTGTTATTTCTTCAGAAGAGCTTATAGACACCATTTTTCAATTGGCCAAGAATTTGGGAGGTAATTTAAGCGATTATACTGTTTGGCTTTTGGAAAGAAGCATAAAAACCATGGGCTTGAGGGTTAAAGCCCAAAATAAAAACGCTAAAAAAATAGCTAAATATCTTGAAAAGCATGAAGATGTAGAGCGCGTATATTACCCAGGATTAAAATCCCATCCAGATCATGAATTGGCAAAATCTCAAATGAGGGGTTTCGGCGGAATGCTGTCTTTTGAGTTGAAAGAAGGTTTACAAGCTTCTTTATTTCAAAAAAAATTGAAAATGATCAAACCTTCCATGAGTTTGGCAGGAGTGGAGTCCACTATCCTTTCACCAACCTTGACTTCTCATGCATTATTAACTCCTGAAGAACGTACCAAGCAAGGAATAAAAGATGGACTAATGCGTTTTTCCGTAGGGATTGAAGAAAAGGAAGATCTTATTGCCGATTTAGAGCAAGCATTTGCCTCACTAAAACAAGTAAAAGTTTAA
- the bshB1 gene encoding bacillithiol biosynthesis deacetylase BshB1, with protein MKLDLLAFGAHPDDIELSCAGTIAKEVARGKKVGVIDLTRGELGTRGTAETRDQEAADASKILGLEIRENLKFKDGFFVNNEAHQLEIIRSLRKYKPEIVFCNAINDRHIDHGKGSSLVSDACFLSGLRKIETSEDGAGQEPWRPKHVYHYIQWKNITPDIVVDITGYMDVKMNSVKAYKTQFFDRESKEPNTPISSDNFFDSITYRARDLGRLIGTEHAEGFTVERYPAVDSIFDLI; from the coding sequence ATGAAATTAGATTTATTGGCTTTTGGAGCACATCCCGATGATATTGAGTTGAGTTGTGCCGGAACAATTGCTAAGGAAGTTGCAAGAGGAAAAAAAGTTGGGGTTATAGACCTTACGCGTGGAGAATTGGGTACTCGCGGTACTGCTGAAACCAGAGACCAAGAGGCCGCAGATGCATCTAAAATATTAGGCTTGGAAATTAGGGAAAATTTAAAATTTAAGGATGGGTTCTTTGTCAATAACGAAGCACACCAATTGGAAATAATAAGGAGCCTTAGAAAATATAAGCCCGAAATAGTGTTTTGCAATGCGATAAACGATAGGCATATAGACCATGGCAAAGGCTCCAGTTTAGTAAGTGATGCTTGCTTTTTAAGCGGACTTAGAAAAATAGAAACAAGTGAAGATGGTGCAGGGCAGGAACCATGGAGACCAAAACATGTATATCATTATATTCAGTGGAAAAATATAACTCCAGATATTGTGGTAGATATTACGGGATATATGGATGTTAAGATGAATTCTGTAAAAGCATATAAAACGCAATTTTTTGATAGGGAGAGCAAAGAACCCAATACTCCTATCTCCAGCGACAATTTTTTTGATAGTATAACCTACCGTGCGCGGGACTTGGGGCGTCTAATTGGAACTGAGCATGCAGAAGGTTTTACCGTAGAACGCTATCCCGCAGTAGATTCCATTTTTGACCTAATTTAA
- a CDS encoding pyridoxamine 5'-phosphate oxidase family protein: MLNDLFQEAWTALKFAASGKEHPFNYCSLATAGKNGTTRQRTVILRGVTEEKSLLFYTDFRSTKIKQLKQNPKANGLFYDPKNQLQLIIKGNILIHTDDDAWEEHKDKIDGKAINYYNTLLPPGKPIKNPFSVERGKKLHFGLLEFKPVRMEFLKIKQDSNHLRARFRLDEGIWKQTFLVP; this comes from the coding sequence ATGTTAAACGACTTATTTCAAGAAGCATGGACAGCGTTAAAATTTGCTGCATCGGGGAAAGAGCATCCTTTTAATTATTGTAGCCTGGCCACAGCTGGAAAGAATGGTACTACTAGACAACGCACTGTTATTTTGCGTGGGGTTACCGAAGAGAAAAGTTTGTTGTTTTATACAGATTTTCGATCTACGAAGATCAAACAGTTAAAACAAAACCCTAAAGCCAATGGGTTGTTTTACGATCCCAAAAATCAGCTTCAACTTATAATTAAAGGGAATATTTTAATCCATACAGATGATGATGCTTGGGAAGAACATAAAGATAAAATAGACGGAAAGGCTATTAATTACTACAATACCCTATTGCCGCCAGGGAAGCCAATTAAAAATCCGTTTTCTGTTGAAAGGGGCAAAAAACTGCATTTTGGATTGTTGGAATTTAAACCAGTAAGAATGGAGTTTTTAAAAATAAAGCAAGACTCTAATCACCTACGGGCACGATTCAGGTTAGATGAAGGCATTTGGAAACAAACATTTTTGGTGCCCTAG
- a CDS encoding DsbA family protein, translated as MMIKDTIYYVYDPLCSWCYGFSPVIKKLKSLYDEQFDFQVISGGMQSGERKQPVSAIRDYLKGAYKNVTERTGVEFGDKFMAVLEDGNRMLDSIPPSIALSIVKDLKPEEALNFAATIQEAVYFDGFDWNSVEAYIPYLKVYDFDPEDFKRKFEDPLYKEKTLEDFKLAANFGVTGFPSVILKKDDNYYLIAQGFVPFDQLHATLEQVLASPE; from the coding sequence ATGATGATTAAAGATACAATATATTACGTATATGATCCACTTTGTAGTTGGTGTTATGGCTTTTCTCCAGTAATTAAAAAGTTAAAATCCTTATATGATGAGCAGTTCGATTTTCAGGTGATTTCTGGAGGAATGCAATCGGGTGAGAGAAAGCAACCAGTAAGTGCAATTCGAGATTATTTGAAGGGTGCCTATAAGAACGTTACAGAGAGGACCGGTGTTGAATTTGGTGATAAATTCATGGCTGTCTTGGAAGATGGCAATAGAATGTTGGATTCTATCCCGCCTTCAATTGCATTGTCTATAGTGAAGGATCTAAAACCCGAGGAAGCGCTCAATTTTGCTGCAACTATCCAAGAAGCTGTTTATTTTGATGGGTTTGATTGGAATTCTGTTGAAGCATATATTCCATATCTAAAAGTCTATGATTTTGATCCTGAAGATTTCAAGAGAAAATTTGAGGACCCGCTTTATAAGGAAAAAACCTTGGAAGATTTTAAGTTGGCTGCAAATTTTGGTGTTACCGGATTTCCTTCTGTAATTCTAAAGAAGGATGATAATTATTATTTGATTGCGCAAGGGTTTGTACCTTTTGACCAATTACATGCTACGTTAGAACAGGTGCTAGCATCTCCAGAGTAG
- a CDS encoding SIMPL domain-containing protein: MKYLVAIIFSIAIVLASFLLGNAYIKRAQPVGVISVTGSGSENFTSDLIVWEGRFVRVFPVLKQAYADLNSDKETVRKYLIEKGIPSENIVFNSVQTNEQRENQYQNGNYVGSVFKGYELIQSVKIESTNVELIESVSREITELLNKGVQFNSTPPRYYYTKLADLKIEMISKATEDARLRAEKIAENSGGNLGDLNNASMGVFQITGQNSGEDYSWSGAYNTQDKKKTASITMRLEYKID; the protein is encoded by the coding sequence ATGAAATATCTGGTCGCTATCATATTCTCCATAGCCATTGTATTGGCTTCTTTCTTGTTGGGAAATGCATATATAAAGAGGGCGCAACCAGTTGGGGTGATCTCTGTGACCGGATCTGGAAGTGAGAATTTCACATCGGACCTTATCGTTTGGGAAGGGCGGTTTGTAAGGGTTTTTCCTGTTCTAAAACAAGCCTATGCCGATTTAAATTCAGATAAGGAAACCGTAAGAAAATATTTGATTGAAAAAGGGATTCCTTCAGAAAATATCGTGTTCAATTCTGTTCAGACCAATGAACAACGGGAAAATCAATATCAAAATGGAAACTATGTGGGTAGTGTTTTTAAGGGCTACGAGCTAATCCAATCTGTTAAAATTGAATCTACCAATGTGGAATTGATAGAATCTGTATCCCGGGAAATCACAGAATTGCTGAATAAAGGGGTACAATTCAACTCAACTCCCCCAAGATATTATTACACCAAATTAGCCGATCTTAAGATAGAAATGATTTCCAAAGCAACCGAAGATGCACGTTTGCGAGCAGAGAAAATTGCCGAGAACAGTGGCGGAAACCTAGGAGACCTCAATAATGCCAGTATGGGGGTTTTCCAAATCACTGGTCAAAATAGCGGAGAAGATTATAGCTGGAGCGGCGCTTATAATACTCAGGATAAAAAGAAAACCGCCTCTATTACCATGCGTTTGGAATATAAAATTGATTGA
- the guaA gene encoding glutamine-hydrolyzing GMP synthase yields MQQNVLILDFGSQYTQLIARRVRELNIYCEIHPYNKPPKDLSSYKAAILSGSPFSVRAEDAPHPDLSEIRGKMPLLAVCYGAQYLAHFHGGKVEPSETREYGRANLSVIKDAEVLFEDITENSQVWMSHSDTIKELPTKAVRLASTTDVLNAAYKIDGEETFGIQFHPEVYHTSDGKQLLENFLVKIAGVEQSWTPEAFVDITVSELKEKIGNDKVVLGLSGGVDSSVAAVLLHKAIGKNLYCIFVNNGLLRKDEFDSVLHQYKDMGLNVKGVDASARFLDALAGISDPEGKRKKIGNAFIEVFDDEAHQIQGVKFLAQGTIYPDVIESVSATGGPSATIKSHHNVGGLPDFMKLKIVEPLRSLFKDEVRRVGAELGIAKELLGRHPFPGPGLAIRILGDVTAEKVKILQEVDAIFINGLKEWMLYDKVWQAGAILLPVNSVGVMGDERTYEKVVALRAVESTDGMTADWVNLPYEFLQKISNTIINKVKGVNRVVYDISSKPPATIEWE; encoded by the coding sequence ATGCAACAAAACGTACTTATTTTAGACTTTGGTTCCCAGTATACACAACTAATTGCAAGACGGGTTAGAGAGCTCAACATCTACTGCGAAATCCACCCATACAACAAGCCGCCAAAAGACCTTTCCAGCTATAAAGCGGCTATCCTCTCTGGAAGTCCTTTTTCTGTAAGGGCAGAAGATGCACCACACCCAGATCTTTCAGAAATCAGGGGTAAAATGCCTTTATTGGCTGTGTGCTATGGTGCTCAATATCTAGCTCATTTTCACGGGGGAAAAGTAGAGCCTTCAGAAACCAGGGAATATGGAAGGGCAAATCTTTCTGTAATTAAAGATGCGGAAGTTTTGTTTGAAGACATTACCGAGAATTCCCAAGTTTGGATGAGCCATAGTGATACGATTAAAGAATTGCCCACAAAGGCTGTGCGTTTGGCGAGTACTACCGATGTGCTGAATGCGGCCTATAAAATTGATGGCGAAGAAACATTTGGTATTCAATTTCACCCCGAAGTCTATCATACCTCAGACGGAAAGCAACTCTTAGAGAATTTTCTGGTAAAAATTGCTGGAGTGGAGCAAAGTTGGACACCTGAAGCTTTTGTGGATATCACGGTTTCAGAATTAAAAGAAAAGATAGGAAACGATAAAGTGGTTCTTGGCCTGAGCGGGGGAGTAGATTCTTCGGTTGCTGCCGTGTTATTGCACAAAGCCATTGGAAAAAACCTGTATTGTATCTTTGTTAATAATGGTTTGTTAAGAAAAGATGAATTCGATAGCGTTCTCCATCAGTACAAGGATATGGGCTTGAATGTGAAAGGAGTAGATGCTTCGGCACGTTTCTTGGATGCCTTGGCTGGGATAAGTGATCCTGAAGGGAAAAGAAAAAAGATCGGGAATGCCTTTATTGAAGTTTTTGATGATGAGGCACACCAGATCCAAGGTGTGAAATTTTTAGCGCAGGGAACTATTTATCCAGATGTAATAGAATCTGTTTCGGCTACCGGAGGACCTTCAGCAACCATAAAATCACATCATAATGTTGGTGGTTTACCAGATTTTATGAAGCTTAAGATTGTGGAGCCGTTGCGTTCTTTATTTAAGGATGAGGTGAGAAGGGTAGGAGCAGAACTTGGGATTGCAAAAGAATTATTGGGAAGACATCCGTTTCCTGGTCCTGGATTGGCAATACGGATCTTAGGAGACGTAACCGCAGAAAAAGTAAAGATCCTTCAGGAAGTAGATGCTATTTTTATAAATGGTTTGAAAGAATGGATGTTGTACGATAAGGTCTGGCAAGCGGGAGCGATATTGTTACCCGTGAATTCTGTTGGGGTAATGGGGGATGAGCGAACCTATGAAAAAGTAGTAGCCTTACGAGCGGTAGAATCTACCGATGGAATGACAGCAGATTGGGTGAATTTACCCTATGAATTCCTACAAAAAATATCCAATACCATAATAAATAAGGTAAAAGGCGTTAATAGAGTAGTGTACGATATAAGTTCTAAACCGCCTGCAACGATAGAATGGGAATAA